One Vibrio gallaecicus genomic region harbors:
- a CDS encoding CIA30 family protein produces the protein MNIAHIKRVQIHYSMKKIAFLLLVFTSYFLCSKAVMASGKNMIDFTKASEQHNWTATNDNVMGGVSTGSFIYDGQLSRFIGELSFANNGGFSSVNRAIETLSNKPDTVELTYIGDGRTYQLRLTTWKDGYRINYKHDFSTVQGEQFKRVFHLSDFQAVFRGRMLSGAPKIDAKEIKQIGFLIADKQPLPFSLNLIQIQFKKSQEPNK, from the coding sequence ATGAATATAGCTCACATTAAAAGAGTTCAAATACACTACTCGATGAAGAAAATAGCCTTTTTGTTGTTAGTCTTTACTAGCTATTTTTTATGCTCTAAAGCCGTAATGGCTTCAGGAAAGAATATGATCGATTTTACAAAAGCGAGCGAACAACATAACTGGACTGCAACCAACGATAATGTAATGGGTGGCGTTTCAACAGGCAGTTTCATCTATGACGGTCAGTTAAGTCGTTTCATCGGTGAGTTATCGTTTGCCAACAATGGTGGATTCAGTTCAGTAAACCGAGCGATTGAGACTCTGTCCAATAAGCCGGACACCGTTGAACTAACATATATTGGTGATGGACGCACTTACCAGCTCAGGCTCACAACATGGAAAGACGGCTACCGAATAAACTACAAACACGATTTTTCCACTGTTCAAGGAGAACAATTTAAGAGAGTTTTCCATCTTAGTGATTTTCAAGCAGTGTTCAGAGGGCGAATGCTCAGCGGAGCTCCTAAAATTGATGCAAAAGAAATAAAACAAATTGGCTTTCTAATTGCAGATAAGCAGCCTCTTCCCTTTTCTCTTAATTTAATTCAGATCCAATTTAAAAAATCACAAGAACCTAATAAGTAA
- a CDS encoding DUF3081 domain-containing protein: MDTKLTIKEFLRVFDCIRASGDRLDDRYVLDEVYAWHDYDGYTCWLSYKDVTVTLMFHGTLKIEHGKPSNYSAFISHCLAMITTKPIH, from the coding sequence ATGGATACAAAGCTCACCATCAAAGAATTTCTCAGAGTGTTCGACTGTATTCGAGCATCTGGTGATAGGTTAGATGACCGATACGTTTTAGATGAAGTATACGCATGGCACGATTACGATGGATACACCTGTTGGTTAAGCTACAAAGACGTAACCGTAACGCTAATGTTTCACGGAACACTTAAAATTGAGCACGGTAAACCGTCCAATTACTCCGCTTTCATCAGCCATTGCTTAGCAATGATTACTACTAAACCAATACATTGA
- a CDS encoding GNAT family N-acetyltransferase codes for MANHIEFKPFEPSDRDACLQIFDENCPLYFATNEREDYSGFLNSFPEGYEVCMVNSHIVGAYGLAVDDQKNCHLNWILISPGTQGSGIGNEFMTRAIARAKCLGSEEIQISASHLSAPFFAKYGALEVNYISDGWGLGMHRVDMRLKLP; via the coding sequence ATGGCAAATCATATTGAGTTTAAACCTTTTGAACCAAGCGATAGAGATGCTTGTCTTCAAATCTTTGATGAAAACTGTCCATTATACTTTGCGACTAATGAACGTGAAGATTACTCCGGCTTTTTGAATAGCTTCCCCGAAGGTTATGAAGTTTGTATGGTAAACAGTCATATCGTTGGTGCTTATGGTTTGGCTGTGGATGACCAGAAAAATTGTCATCTCAATTGGATTTTAATCTCTCCAGGTACCCAAGGGTCGGGTATCGGTAATGAATTTATGACTAGGGCGATTGCTCGTGCAAAGTGTCTAGGTTCAGAAGAAATTCAAATTTCAGCTAGCCATTTGTCGGCTCCTTTTTTTGCTAAGTACGGAGCATTAGAGGTGAATTACATATCTGATGGATGGGGTTTAGGAATGCATCGAGTGGATATGAGATTGAAACTGCCTTAA
- a CDS encoding LysR family transcriptional regulator produces MDKLTAAKVFVDIAQSGSFTATSDRLEMSRPMVTRYVEAMEKWLNVRLLHRTTRKVTLTSAGVGCLKEVELWLEQAEALLELSDKSEELSGSVRVATSMSFGFSQLVPALQEFMSIHPKVYVDIDLQDSVADLTERQIDLAIRIASNPDPSLIGKPIALCKSQLVASPTYLATRDKLVEPKQLIEHRCLGYKNFQRHVWHLTQGEQQQSVDVECKLTANEATALLHAALCNGGVAIQPDYLVNKYLKSGELESVLPEWKPAELTVYALYSSRKHLSPTVRALIDYLQQYFEDNPP; encoded by the coding sequence ATGGATAAATTAACTGCAGCAAAGGTGTTTGTTGATATTGCTCAATCAGGCAGTTTTACGGCGACGTCTGATAGGCTCGAAATGTCACGACCTATGGTAACTCGTTATGTTGAAGCGATGGAAAAATGGCTCAACGTGCGCTTATTACACCGAACTACTCGTAAGGTCACATTAACTAGTGCAGGAGTAGGTTGCTTGAAAGAAGTAGAGCTTTGGCTGGAACAAGCGGAAGCTCTACTCGAGTTGAGTGATAAAAGTGAAGAACTCTCTGGTAGTGTAAGAGTCGCGACAAGCATGTCATTTGGATTTTCACAGCTTGTTCCTGCACTGCAAGAGTTCATGTCCATACATCCCAAAGTTTATGTCGATATTGATTTACAGGACTCTGTTGCTGATTTAACCGAAAGGCAAATTGATCTGGCGATTCGTATTGCGTCTAACCCAGATCCATCTTTGATCGGTAAGCCAATTGCCTTGTGTAAATCGCAACTTGTTGCCTCTCCAACCTACTTAGCTACGAGAGATAAACTTGTTGAACCTAAACAACTTATTGAACATCGCTGCTTGGGGTATAAAAACTTTCAGCGGCATGTATGGCATTTAACACAGGGAGAACAGCAGCAATCCGTTGATGTTGAGTGCAAGCTAACAGCCAATGAAGCCACGGCTTTGCTTCACGCTGCGCTTTGCAATGGGGGCGTTGCCATCCAGCCCGATTACTTAGTGAATAAATATTTAAAGTCTGGTGAGTTAGAATCGGTTTTACCTGAATGGAAACCAGCGGAACTTACCGTGTATGCGCTTTATTCTTCTAGAAAACATTTATCACCTACTGTCAGAGCATTAATCGATTACTTACAACAATATTTCGAAGATAACCCACCGTAA
- a CDS encoding response regulator: MNILVCDDSIIARKSIIRHLDISSHLEIFQAENGQQALELLAAHPIDLLFLDLTMPVLDGFGVLTALPVNTYPTKVVVVSADIQSQAKQRCIDLGAIAFLDKPFAPMELAVLLDDYLVPSSKVEPVQRSQLSQFDIIANIKEMSNVALGTSASLISEQVGQFIEMPIPNVASLHQSELKMTVQDIVDHSEYRAVSQRFVGHGINGEALVCLHGDGLSQLAQVYGGSDQNIAKDQNSTSEIILDLANLTVSSFLVSFSKQLDISISLRQPIILEKEQLQESLGCNQFLSGYDKDIFTIEFVYKSEDIDLACDVIFLMHNESLNAIGDILETVL; the protein is encoded by the coding sequence ATGAATATCTTAGTATGCGATGATTCTATTATCGCTAGAAAGTCAATAATTAGGCATCTGGACATATCATCTCACCTTGAGATCTTTCAAGCTGAGAATGGGCAGCAGGCGCTTGAATTGCTCGCTGCTCACCCTATAGATCTGCTATTTCTCGATTTGACGATGCCTGTTTTAGATGGGTTTGGCGTATTAACTGCTTTGCCAGTCAATACCTACCCAACGAAAGTCGTTGTGGTTTCTGCTGATATTCAAAGCCAAGCGAAACAACGCTGCATAGACTTGGGAGCAATTGCGTTTTTAGATAAGCCCTTTGCACCAATGGAACTGGCAGTACTGTTAGATGATTACTTAGTCCCGTCATCAAAAGTTGAACCTGTTCAACGATCCCAACTTTCACAATTTGACATCATAGCCAACATCAAAGAAATGAGTAATGTTGCCCTTGGTACCAGTGCTTCTTTGATTTCTGAGCAAGTTGGTCAATTTATCGAGATGCCAATTCCCAACGTAGCTTCACTGCATCAATCAGAATTGAAAATGACAGTGCAAGATATTGTTGACCATTCTGAATATCGTGCAGTTTCTCAACGTTTTGTTGGGCACGGTATCAACGGTGAAGCGCTGGTTTGTTTGCATGGCGATGGGCTTAGTCAACTTGCGCAGGTTTATGGCGGTAGTGATCAAAATATCGCAAAGGATCAAAATTCAACGAGTGAAATAATTCTGGATTTAGCCAACCTGACTGTTTCTTCATTTCTTGTCTCTTTTAGTAAGCAGCTTGATATCTCTATATCTTTACGTCAGCCGATTATTTTAGAAAAAGAACAGCTTCAAGAATCTCTTGGGTGTAACCAATTTCTTTCTGGGTATGACAAAGACATTTTTACCATTGAATTTGTATATAAAAGTGAAGACATCGATCTCGCCTGTGATGTTATTTTTCTAATGCACAATGAATCATTGAACGCGATTGGCGACATTTTAGAGACGGTATTATGA
- a CDS encoding sensor domain-containing diguanylate cyclase → MNTTDIGDLHWAMQIIGGLDAGLIVIDRDYQVYAWNSFMQSYSGIKANEIIGKPLFEVVTDLPEEWVKRKVDTAFKLKSRSFSCWEDRPYLFKFKNFSPISNGLEEMHQNVTFSPLTSVNGDVSHVSIVVNDVTDIAKNKIHLVDSNQKLSDLSRTDGLTKLFNRRYWENCLQQEFNRCHVSGIVSSIVIFDIDHFKRVNDTYGHTVGDQVIRHVADELRRASRSSDICGRYGGEEFTIILPGTCAGQALYFTERLRKRIESSIVEYQGSSVQYTISLGICEVSSSQSNHLSWLEHADKALYFSKEMGRNRSTVFDITLIE, encoded by the coding sequence ATGAATACGACAGATATAGGTGACTTGCATTGGGCAATGCAGATTATTGGTGGTCTCGATGCCGGACTGATAGTTATCGATCGTGATTATCAAGTATATGCTTGGAATTCTTTTATGCAGTCATATAGCGGAATAAAAGCCAATGAGATCATTGGTAAGCCGTTATTTGAGGTTGTGACAGATCTCCCTGAGGAATGGGTAAAAAGAAAAGTTGATACCGCTTTTAAGCTAAAGAGTCGTAGTTTTTCATGTTGGGAAGACCGACCTTACTTGTTTAAATTTAAAAATTTCAGCCCAATTTCAAATGGCTTAGAAGAGATGCATCAAAACGTGACCTTCTCTCCCCTTACTTCTGTGAATGGTGATGTTTCACACGTTAGTATTGTAGTGAATGACGTTACTGACATTGCAAAAAATAAAATTCATCTTGTTGATTCAAACCAAAAGCTATCTGATCTTAGCCGAACAGATGGCTTAACTAAGTTATTCAACCGTCGTTATTGGGAAAACTGTCTTCAACAAGAATTCAATAGGTGCCATGTATCTGGCATTGTCTCGTCTATTGTGATCTTTGATATTGACCATTTTAAACGTGTTAATGATACCTATGGGCATACAGTGGGTGATCAAGTGATACGTCATGTCGCCGATGAACTTCGAAGAGCATCGAGATCATCAGATATATGCGGTCGCTATGGCGGAGAAGAGTTTACCATCATCTTGCCTGGAACTTGTGCTGGGCAAGCTCTCTATTTCACAGAAAGGCTTCGGAAGCGAATAGAAAGCTCGATTGTTGAATACCAAGGGAGCTCCGTTCAGTACACGATAAGCTTGGGGATTTGTGAGGTGTCTAGCTCTCAAAGTAATCACTTGTCATGGTTAGAGCATGCAGATAAAGCGTTATATTTTTCTAAAGAAATGGGGCGAAATCGTTCGACAGTTTTTGACATTACCTTAATTGAGTAG
- a CDS encoding DUF1826 domain-containing protein, which yields MNTALIEQPLTNISPQSNIEPCFSTGEHPTVLSDIYQEHINIAIWRRSNDEELAQAVGHFLTQNLSVRKSITLTPENAYEKLEYATNGTAPKALLENMVELVDMYCYLFDLKQAGLRLATLDSAMCPRFHVDKVPCRLVSTYHGIATQWLPNHVLDRSKLGHGSNGQPDSISGLYTQESDIQQVTCGDVALLKGELWIGNEHSGLVHRSPAMKSEETRLLLTLDFG from the coding sequence ATGAATACCGCTTTGATTGAACAGCCCCTCACAAACATCTCCCCACAGAGTAATATTGAGCCGTGTTTCAGCACTGGGGAACACCCAACAGTTCTAAGTGATATCTACCAAGAGCACATCAACATTGCGATTTGGCGACGTAGTAATGACGAAGAACTAGCTCAAGCAGTCGGCCACTTTCTCACTCAGAACCTTAGTGTTAGAAAATCCATAACTCTCACTCCTGAAAATGCGTATGAAAAGCTCGAGTACGCGACAAACGGGACCGCGCCTAAAGCGCTACTGGAGAACATGGTAGAACTCGTTGATATGTACTGCTACCTCTTCGACCTTAAGCAAGCTGGTCTACGTTTAGCAACTCTAGATAGTGCGATGTGCCCTAGATTCCATGTTGATAAAGTACCTTGTCGATTAGTTTCCACTTACCATGGAATTGCAACGCAATGGCTGCCAAATCATGTACTAGATCGCTCAAAATTAGGACATGGAAGTAATGGACAACCGGATTCAATCTCAGGTCTTTATACACAAGAATCCGATATTCAGCAGGTGACTTGCGGTGATGTAGCACTTCTTAAAGGGGAGCTTTGGATTGGAAACGAACATTCAGGGCTGGTCCATCGTTCACCAGCCATGAAATCCGAAGAAACTAGGTTATTACTGACGCTCGACTTCGGTTAG
- a CDS encoding BCCT family transporter → MSFKSKKYSIDSTDYQVGQDNVSKWGMDVHNTVFVASVSLSILFVITLLALPTADAKAAIDSIKGAVLSNFDFLFMWGANILLVFAIILAFSPLGKIRLGGEDATADYSKASWIAMLFAAGMGIGLIFWGVAEPTAFFTNWFGTPLNAEPYTEAGRELALGATVFHWGLHAWAIYGMTALCLAYFVYNKGLPLSMRSVFYPLLGDRVWGKTGDVIDVLTVLVTLFGLATSLGLGGTQAASGISHVFGLENNIYLQQAIIVLIMGLAIVSVLRGMDGGVKFLSNLNMVIAFIFLGLIAVLNFTTVLDSLATAVTGYVKNIVALSQTSGREDTTWLHGWTVFYWAWWVAYAPFFGMFVARISKGRTVREFLLCVMIIPTLVTTAWMSIFGGVAIEQVMDKVGQLGIDQGITDVSLSLFYMLDAYPFGSILSVIAVALIIVFFVTTLDSGSIVIDGMTAGGKLEVPVKQKVVWAVISGAIAMVMLWIGGTQSIQALQSITIIAAMPFTIILLLGSVSLFKGLLTELDKVQVSANESR, encoded by the coding sequence ATGAGTTTTAAATCAAAAAAGTACAGTATTGATTCTACTGATTATCAAGTCGGTCAAGATAACGTCAGCAAATGGGGTATGGATGTCCATAACACCGTTTTTGTGGCATCTGTCAGTTTATCTATTCTTTTCGTCATCACTCTTCTTGCGCTACCAACTGCTGATGCAAAAGCGGCGATTGATTCTATTAAAGGCGCTGTTTTATCGAACTTCGATTTCCTATTCATGTGGGGAGCTAACATCCTGCTAGTGTTCGCAATCATCCTGGCGTTTTCACCTTTAGGTAAAATTCGTTTAGGTGGTGAAGATGCGACGGCTGATTATTCCAAAGCATCATGGATTGCAATGCTTTTTGCCGCTGGTATGGGGATTGGGCTTATTTTCTGGGGTGTTGCAGAGCCAACTGCTTTCTTCACCAATTGGTTCGGAACACCATTGAATGCTGAACCTTATACAGAAGCCGGTCGTGAGTTAGCACTAGGCGCAACAGTTTTCCACTGGGGCTTACATGCATGGGCTATCTATGGGATGACAGCACTTTGCCTTGCATACTTTGTTTATAACAAAGGTTTACCGCTATCAATGCGTTCAGTATTTTATCCATTATTGGGTGATCGTGTTTGGGGTAAAACCGGCGATGTTATCGATGTACTGACAGTGTTAGTGACTCTGTTTGGTCTGGCTACATCATTGGGTTTAGGTGGTACACAAGCGGCAAGTGGGATTAGCCATGTTTTCGGCTTAGAGAATAACATCTATCTTCAGCAAGCTATTATCGTGTTGATCATGGGCTTAGCGATTGTTTCTGTTCTGCGTGGCATGGACGGAGGTGTTAAGTTCCTTAGTAACCTAAATATGGTTATTGCGTTTATATTCCTTGGTCTTATTGCTGTTTTGAATTTCACTACAGTGCTTGATTCTTTGGCTACAGCAGTCACGGGTTATGTGAAAAACATCGTAGCATTAAGTCAAACTTCTGGTCGTGAAGATACAACATGGCTACATGGTTGGACTGTGTTCTACTGGGCTTGGTGGGTTGCTTATGCACCATTTTTCGGTATGTTCGTTGCTCGTATTTCTAAAGGTCGTACTGTTCGTGAATTCTTGCTTTGTGTAATGATTATTCCAACATTAGTGACGACAGCTTGGATGTCTATCTTTGGTGGTGTAGCTATCGAACAAGTAATGGATAAAGTAGGTCAGCTTGGTATTGATCAGGGTATTACAGATGTGTCTCTAAGCTTGTTCTATATGCTAGATGCCTATCCGTTTGGCAGTATTTTATCTGTAATCGCCGTTGCATTAATCATTGTATTCTTTGTAACCACACTTGATTCGGGATCTATCGTAATTGATGGCATGACGGCTGGTGGTAAATTAGAAGTACCAGTGAAGCAGAAGGTGGTTTGGGCTGTTATTTCTGGTGCGATTGCAATGGTCATGTTGTGGATTGGTGGTACTCAATCTATTCAAGCGCTGCAATCTATTACCATTATAGCGGCTATGCCTTTCACTATTATTTTATTGCTGGGCAGTGTGAGTTTATTTAAAGGACTGCTGACGGAATTGGATAAAGTGCAAGTGTCTGCTAATGAATCACGTTAG